In Treponema sp. OMZ 798, the following proteins share a genomic window:
- a CDS encoding NFACT RNA binding domain-containing protein: MSLNNKEIDLILEELKLEGWFIQKISQPSYTTLVFYLYKDKPLTLFISLEAGSCRLHSTRKKIPKFDKPMRFMELLKSRIKGGKILKAEQLNEDRIIRFHIASGAGVFFLYLRLWSGAANIVLTDENNLIIDAFYRRPNRGEISGGTWVTPAPQKIKKQDYSVRDYDKTKSFNAAIEDWYINNAPKASKEAMLDEAENLYGSKILRIEKAILKLKAKKEEFLNAQSLKNAGDLLFSNLHLIKKGMNFVELEDYTKNGTKISISLDPLKTPQENANLYYEKYKKAVSGLDALEEDILAAEKEIEKLKEKIEKIKTEENPYLIQKILQKEKIPVQQKNKNTRSAPGLKFFSEGWTILVGRTAAENDELLRHFVKGADLWLHTRDYAGGYVFIKARAGKSIPLPILIKAGNLAVFYSKARKNAQADLYTTQVKYLRRAKNAPKGTVLPAHEKNLSIKLDEKILKELEEEKISAL; the protein is encoded by the coding sequence ATGTCCTTAAACAATAAAGAAATAGATCTGATACTTGAAGAATTAAAATTAGAGGGCTGGTTTATTCAAAAAATAAGTCAGCCATCTTATACAACCTTAGTCTTTTATCTTTATAAAGATAAACCTTTAACTCTTTTTATTTCTCTTGAAGCAGGTTCTTGCCGGCTTCATTCTACACGTAAAAAGATTCCAAAATTCGATAAGCCTATGCGTTTTATGGAGCTTTTAAAGTCCCGAATCAAGGGCGGAAAAATATTAAAAGCAGAACAACTAAACGAAGACAGAATCATCCGCTTTCACATTGCAAGCGGTGCAGGAGTGTTTTTTTTATATTTAAGACTATGGAGCGGAGCTGCAAACATAGTTTTAACAGATGAAAATAATCTTATAATAGACGCTTTTTACCGCCGCCCTAATAGGGGCGAAATATCAGGGGGAACTTGGGTAACTCCTGCTCCACAAAAAATAAAAAAACAAGATTATTCCGTTCGTGACTATGATAAAACGAAAAGTTTTAATGCAGCCATCGAAGATTGGTATATAAATAATGCACCTAAGGCTTCAAAAGAAGCTATGTTGGACGAGGCTGAAAATCTTTACGGCTCTAAAATTTTAAGAATCGAAAAAGCCATTTTAAAACTGAAGGCAAAAAAAGAAGAATTTTTAAATGCTCAAAGTTTAAAAAATGCAGGAGATTTGCTTTTTTCAAACCTTCATCTGATAAAAAAGGGAATGAATTTTGTTGAGCTTGAAGATTACACAAAAAACGGCACAAAAATAAGTATCAGCTTGGATCCTTTAAAAACGCCTCAAGAAAATGCGAATCTCTACTACGAAAAATATAAAAAAGCAGTTTCAGGTTTGGATGCCTTGGAAGAAGATATTCTGGCGGCAGAAAAAGAAATAGAAAAACTAAAAGAAAAGATAGAAAAAATTAAAACTGAAGAAAATCCGTATTTAATTCAAAAAATTCTTCAAAAAGAAAAAATTCCGGTTCAGCAAAAAAATAAAAATACAAGATCAGCTCCCGGATTAAAGTTCTTTTCGGAAGGCTGGACAATTTTAGTAGGCCGCACGGCCGCCGAAAACGATGAGCTTTTACGGCATTTTGTTAAGGGAGCAGACCTTTGGCTTCATACAAGGGATTATGCAGGCGGTTATGTTTTTATAAAGGCTAGGGCAGGGAAGAGCATCCCCTTGCCTATTTTGATTAAGGCCGGAAACCTTGCAGTCTTTTATTCAAAGGCTAGGAAAAATGCTCAAGCCGATCTATATACCACTCAGGTAAAATACTTACGCAGAGCAAAAAATGCACCCAAAGGAACGGTTCTTCCGGCCCACGAAAAAAATCTGTCAATAAAACTGGATGAAAAAATTTTAAAAGAATTGGAAGAAGAAAAAATATCGGCTTTATAA
- a CDS encoding metallophosphoesterase translates to MNSLEYFDKGIFASPEAIEKLASAEKARLILISDTHGNVDTIIDILGREGRKSDAVLFSGDGLADFLNYITISQYEKELMECIPPVAALVMGNCDSKKYVLNLDAGKTGAGFGFKKNPEQYLEFCEIIFLEACGKKILLTHGHEFYVDFELDTLLNFLQEQSCTLAVFGHTHVPLIKEVNGIFLVNPGSASRPRMGSNKSYGILTMSKNKKPSVEFKNL, encoded by the coding sequence GTGAACTCTTTGGAGTACTTTGATAAAGGTATTTTTGCATCCCCTGAAGCTATTGAAAAACTAGCATCTGCCGAAAAAGCCCGTCTTATTTTGATTTCGGATACACACGGTAATGTTGATACTATAATTGATATCTTAGGCCGTGAAGGCAGAAAATCCGATGCCGTGTTGTTTTCGGGAGACGGCCTTGCAGATTTTTTAAATTATATAACAATTTCACAGTATGAAAAAGAACTGATGGAATGTATTCCCCCTGTAGCAGCCCTTGTTATGGGAAATTGTGATTCAAAAAAATATGTCTTAAATTTGGATGCAGGAAAAACAGGGGCCGGCTTCGGCTTTAAAAAAAATCCCGAACAATATTTGGAATTTTGTGAAATTATTTTTTTGGAAGCTTGCGGAAAAAAAATTCTTTTAACTCACGGTCATGAGTTCTATGTCGATTTTGAGTTAGACACTCTTTTAAATTTTTTACAAGAACAATCTTGCACTCTTGCCGTATTCGGCCACACCCATGTCCCCCTAATAAAAGAAGTAAACGGGATATTTTTGGTAAATCCCGGCTCGGCTTCAAGACCGAGAATGGGCTCAAATAAGAGTTATGGAATTCTGACAATGAGTAAAAATAAAAAGCCGTCAGTGGAATTTAAAAATTTATAA
- the miaB gene encoding tRNA (N6-isopentenyl adenosine(37)-C2)-methylthiotransferase MiaB, producing the protein MTYFFETYGCQMNQAESSSMEQILLEKKWTAASDAEHCDLLIINTCSVRITAENRVLGRLGHFSGLKKKRKFFVLLIGCMAERLYTEIQEEFPLIDYVVGMFERHLLPQIFDEIEARFKDSGYMAEFTNNNIEEKPASGYYFAPLSHSPKSFQSYVPIMNGCNNFCTYCIVPYVRGREVSRPVNEILQEITELSSRGVREITLLGQNVNSYKGVDGEGRLINFPELLRLIAREADTTDMIRWIRFMSSHPKDMSDALIDTIAAEKRLCKLVHLPVQHGSDAILKKMNRIYTIEHYKNRIKRLKETIPDIALSTDILMGFPGETEDDVKATLDLMQEIEFDSAFMYHYNPREGTRAFNYPDRIPEEIKIERLGRVIDLQLKITAKKMKAKLGKKIDILVESHSRNDNSELFGHTEQGEMTVIQDNPPESLIGNFAHAELKELKGKTFRANLI; encoded by the coding sequence ATGACTTACTTTTTTGAAACTTACGGCTGCCAGATGAATCAGGCTGAATCCTCCTCAATGGAGCAAATTTTACTTGAAAAAAAATGGACAGCTGCATCCGATGCCGAGCACTGCGATTTACTTATAATCAATACTTGTTCCGTGCGTATAACTGCCGAAAACAGAGTTCTAGGAAGATTAGGACATTTTTCCGGTTTGAAAAAAAAGAGAAAATTTTTTGTGCTTTTGATCGGCTGCATGGCGGAAAGACTTTATACCGAAATACAGGAAGAATTTCCTCTTATCGATTACGTTGTAGGAATGTTTGAGCGGCACCTGCTGCCGCAAATTTTTGATGAAATTGAGGCTCGATTCAAAGATTCAGGTTATATGGCTGAATTTACTAACAACAATATCGAAGAAAAACCTGCATCCGGTTATTATTTTGCTCCTCTTTCCCATTCTCCTAAATCTTTTCAAAGCTATGTGCCCATTATGAACGGCTGCAATAATTTTTGCACCTATTGTATCGTGCCCTATGTTCGGGGCAGGGAGGTTTCGCGTCCTGTAAATGAGATCTTGCAGGAAATTACTGAACTTTCATCAAGGGGGGTGAGGGAAATTACCTTGCTCGGTCAAAACGTAAACTCATACAAAGGGGTAGACGGGGAGGGCAGGTTGATAAATTTTCCGGAGCTTTTACGCCTTATAGCAAGGGAAGCCGACACAACCGATATGATAAGATGGATACGCTTTATGTCGAGCCATCCTAAGGATATGTCCGATGCTTTAATAGATACAATCGCTGCCGAAAAAAGACTTTGCAAACTTGTTCATCTTCCGGTTCAGCACGGCTCCGATGCAATTTTAAAAAAAATGAACAGGATTTACACTATAGAACACTATAAGAACAGAATAAAACGTCTAAAAGAAACCATTCCCGACATAGCCTTGAGTACGGATATTTTGATGGGCTTCCCCGGAGAGACTGAAGATGATGTAAAGGCTACATTGGATTTGATGCAGGAAATAGAATTCGATTCGGCCTTTATGTATCATTATAATCCGCGTGAAGGAACAAGAGCCTTTAATTATCCTGACAGAATTCCTGAAGAAATAAAAATAGAAAGGCTCGGACGTGTCATCGACTTACAATTAAAAATTACGGCAAAAAAAATGAAGGCTAAGCTCGGTAAAAAGATAGATATCTTGGTTGAATCCCATTCGAGGAATGACAACTCTGAGCTTTTCGGACATACCGAACAAGGGGAAATGACCGTAATCCAAGACAATCCGCCTGAAAGCTTAATAGGGAATTTTGCCCATGCAGAGTTAAAAGAACTAAAGGGTAAAACTTTTAGGGCAAACCTTATATAA
- the lipA gene encoding lipoyl synthase — MNCTQRKPDWLKIKLPTGELSHEVSNTIKLHKLNTICTSGKCPNQGECWRCGTATFMICGNICTRACKFCNVPTGLPLPLNPNEPMEIAKSVEALKLKHVVLTSVDRDDIKDFGASHWVEVIKAVKERTPNVTMEVLIPDFQGHEDLVSMIIEAKPEVISHNLETVRRLSPHVRSRATYETSLKVLKQIADSGLVCKSGIMLGLGETRDEILETMDDLRKINCKVMTIGQYLRPSVKNIEVKEYVRPETFEEYKEIGLQKGFSFVESGPLVRSSYHAERHVLS; from the coding sequence ATGAATTGTACTCAAAGAAAACCGGATTGGTTAAAAATAAAACTTCCCACTGGAGAACTTTCACACGAAGTATCGAACACGATTAAACTGCATAAATTAAACACAATATGTACCAGCGGCAAATGCCCTAATCAGGGAGAATGCTGGAGATGCGGAACTGCAACCTTTATGATTTGCGGGAATATCTGTACGCGTGCATGTAAATTTTGTAATGTACCGACCGGTCTTCCCTTACCCCTAAACCCTAATGAGCCTATGGAAATTGCAAAATCCGTTGAGGCCTTAAAATTAAAACATGTCGTATTAACCTCGGTAGACAGGGACGACATCAAAGATTTCGGTGCCTCTCATTGGGTAGAAGTTATAAAAGCTGTAAAAGAAAGAACTCCTAATGTCACGATGGAAGTTTTAATCCCTGATTTTCAAGGCCATGAAGATTTGGTATCGATGATTATCGAAGCAAAACCTGAGGTTATCTCTCACAATCTTGAAACCGTACGCCGCCTTTCACCCCATGTCAGAAGCAGGGCTACATACGAGACTTCTCTCAAGGTTTTAAAACAAATTGCCGATTCCGGCTTGGTATGCAAGTCCGGTATTATGTTGGGCCTTGGCGAAACAAGGGATGAGATTTTAGAAACCATGGACGATTTACGCAAAATAAATTGTAAGGTAATGACCATTGGCCAATACCTAAGACCCTCTGTAAAAAACATTGAGGTTAAAGAATATGTAAGACCCGAAACCTTCGAAGAATATAAAGAAATAGGCTTGCAAAAAGGCTTTTCTTTTGTGGAAAGCGGTCCCCTTGTGCGTTCCAGCTATCACGCTGAAAGGCATGTACTGAGCTGA
- a CDS encoding lipoate--protein ligase — translation MKYIVNNSHDPEYNMAFEEYCFRNLPLEDEEYVFLWSNSPTILLGKNQNTYQEINEKYINENGIKVVRRITGGGAIYQDLENINFSFVTKTKGNEKIDFKKYYIPIVNALKKIGVDAELSGRNDVTIDGQKCIGASQSVWQGRVLSDGSILFNVEMEALSKALTVRKEKLESKGVKSVRSRVTNIKPYLKRDITVDQFKDELLKAIFEVENQEPVEYKLSEEELKGVMKIYEERFSRKEWNYGASPKAEYSYYERFPIGSIEVFFNVEKMKINSLKIHGDFFGTADKADIEELLNGCEYSEGVLTEKLKDFDLTPYFGNIEKEAFIGMFFK, via the coding sequence ATGAAATACATAGTTAACAATTCGCATGACCCCGAATATAATATGGCCTTTGAAGAGTACTGCTTTAGAAACCTTCCTTTGGAAGATGAGGAATATGTTTTTTTATGGAGTAACAGCCCCACTATTCTTTTAGGTAAAAATCAAAACACCTATCAGGAAATAAACGAAAAATATATAAATGAAAACGGTATAAAAGTAGTCAGGCGCATTACGGGCGGAGGAGCCATATATCAAGACCTCGAAAACATAAATTTTTCTTTTGTTACAAAAACAAAGGGAAACGAAAAGATCGATTTTAAAAAATATTATATTCCGATTGTAAACGCTCTAAAAAAAATCGGAGTTGATGCAGAACTTTCAGGAAGAAATGATGTTACGATTGACGGACAAAAATGTATAGGAGCCTCCCAATCCGTATGGCAGGGACGAGTTTTAAGCGACGGCTCCATTCTTTTTAATGTTGAAATGGAAGCCCTTTCCAAGGCTCTCACAGTCAGAAAAGAAAAACTTGAATCGAAGGGTGTAAAGAGCGTCCGCTCAAGGGTTACAAACATAAAGCCCTATTTAAAACGGGATATTACCGTAGACCAATTTAAGGATGAACTTTTAAAAGCAATCTTTGAAGTTGAAAATCAAGAGCCTGTAGAATATAAGCTTTCGGAAGAAGAGCTTAAAGGCGTGATGAAGATTTATGAAGAAAGGTTTTCCCGCAAAGAATGGAACTACGGAGCCTCTCCCAAGGCCGAATATTCTTACTATGAGAGGTTTCCTATAGGCAGTATCGAAGTATTTTTTAATGTCGAAAAAATGAAAATAAATTCTTTAAAAATTCACGGGGACTTTTTCGGTACGGCCGATAAGGCAGATATTGAAGAGCTTTTAAACGGCTGCGAGTATTCCGAAGGAGTTTTAACCGAAAAATTAAAAGATTTTGATTTAACACCCTACTTCGGAAACATAGAAAAAGAAGCTTTTATAGGAATGTTTTTTAAGTAG
- a CDS encoding ABC transporter ATP-binding protein, with protein sequence MSGTILEVKNLKKYFTTKKGLLHAVDDISFSINKGETLGLVGESGCGKSTAGRAILRLHEPTSGEVIFEGNNTLEYKSRKDKRMMRQDMQIVFQDPYSSLNPRLNTFELIADYLYVNKAYKTKAEVQKRVKEVMNIVGLEERLEDSYPHELDGGRRQRIGIARALSLKPKFIVMDEPVSALDVSIQAQILNLLAELQKEFGLTYLFISHNLSVVKHISDRIAVMYLGKIVEITDYKSIFSNPIHPYTKALLSAIPIPKYGLKRERIILPGDVPSPIDPPKGCVFCGRCAHKMPICSEVRPDLEDRGNGHFVACHLK encoded by the coding sequence ATGAGCGGTACGATTCTTGAAGTTAAAAACTTAAAAAAATATTTTACCACAAAAAAAGGCCTCCTTCATGCTGTAGACGATATAAGTTTCAGCATAAACAAGGGTGAAACTCTCGGCCTTGTAGGTGAGTCCGGCTGCGGAAAATCTACGGCAGGCAGGGCAATTTTAAGATTGCATGAACCTACCTCAGGTGAAGTAATATTTGAAGGGAATAATACCCTTGAATATAAAAGCCGCAAGGATAAGAGGATGATGAGGCAGGACATGCAGATTGTTTTTCAGGATCCTTATTCTTCATTAAATCCTCGATTAAACACCTTTGAGCTCATTGCGGACTACCTTTACGTAAACAAGGCCTATAAAACAAAGGCCGAGGTACAAAAAAGAGTAAAAGAAGTCATGAACATTGTAGGATTGGAAGAGCGTCTTGAAGATTCCTATCCTCATGAATTGGACGGCGGAAGAAGGCAGCGCATCGGTATTGCCCGAGCTCTCTCCCTAAAGCCTAAATTCATAGTTATGGACGAGCCTGTTTCTGCCTTGGATGTAAGTATTCAGGCACAAATTTTGAACCTCTTAGCCGAGCTTCAAAAAGAATTCGGCCTTACTTATCTTTTTATATCCCACAATTTGAGTGTAGTTAAACACATAAGCGACAGGATCGCCGTTATGTATTTGGGAAAAATAGTCGAAATAACCGATTATAAATCGATATTTTCAAACCCTATCCATCCATATACAAAGGCCTTGCTTTCTGCAATTCCTATTCCGAAATACGGTTTAAAGAGAGAAAGAATAATTCTCCCCGGAGATGTTCCAAGCCCCATTGATCCGCCTAAGGGCTGCGTATTTTGCGGAAGATGTGCCCACAAGATGCCAATCTGTTCCGAAGTTCGGCCGGACCTTGAAGACAGAGGAAACGGTCACTTTGTAGCCTGTCATTTAAAATAA
- a CDS encoding ABC transporter ATP-binding protein: MEELLNIEDLSIYYITEAGETKAVNNLNLKLGKGETLGFVGETGAGKTTTALGIMRLVPNPPGKIVSGKISFDGEDILSKTEKEMQEIRGNKISMIFQDPMTSLNPVMTVGEQIAEVLALHQNLKKEELKEKTAQMLETVGIKRERINDYPHQFSGGMKQRVVIAMALACNPMLIIADEPTTALDVTIQAQVLELMIELQNKYNTSMIMITHDLGIVAEICDHVAIMYAGSVIEYGTVEKLYTDPKHPYTKGLFASIPTLDADEESLHVIKGAPPNPVDLPTGCKFHPRCEFATERCKCEVPKMIDLDDSHCVSCFLFDKGGEK; this comes from the coding sequence ATGGAAGAATTATTAAACATTGAAGATTTAAGTATTTACTATATAACCGAAGCAGGGGAAACAAAAGCCGTAAACAATTTAAACTTAAAACTGGGAAAGGGTGAAACCCTTGGCTTTGTAGGCGAAACGGGAGCGGGAAAAACCACTACAGCCTTAGGAATTATGAGGCTTGTACCGAATCCTCCGGGAAAAATAGTCAGCGGCAAAATTTCTTTTGACGGGGAAGATATTTTAAGCAAAACCGAAAAAGAAATGCAGGAAATACGCGGAAATAAAATTTCGATGATATTTCAAGATCCGATGACCTCCTTAAACCCTGTTATGACCGTAGGCGAGCAGATTGCCGAAGTTTTAGCCCTTCATCAAAACTTAAAAAAAGAAGAACTAAAAGAAAAAACGGCTCAAATGCTTGAAACTGTAGGTATAAAAAGGGAAAGAATCAACGATTATCCGCACCAGTTTTCCGGCGGAATGAAGCAGAGGGTTGTAATTGCCATGGCCCTTGCCTGTAATCCCATGTTAATCATTGCAGATGAGCCTACAACAGCCTTGGATGTTACAATTCAGGCTCAGGTTTTGGAACTTATGATTGAGCTTCAAAATAAGTACAATACCTCGATGATTATGATAACCCACGATTTGGGAATTGTTGCCGAAATTTGCGACCATGTTGCAATTATGTATGCAGGTTCGGTTATCGAATACGGTACTGTCGAAAAACTTTACACTGATCCGAAACATCCTTATACAAAGGGCTTGTTTGCTTCAATTCCGACACTGGATGCCGATGAAGAAAGCTTACATGTTATCAAGGGGGCTCCGCCTAACCCTGTAGACCTTCCTACAGGCTGTAAATTTCATCCGAGATGCGAGTTTGCAACCGAAAGGTGTAAATGTGAAGTTCCTAAGATGATCGATTTGGATGATTCCCACTGCGTTTCATGCTTTTTATTTGACAAAGGGGGTGAAAAATGA
- a CDS encoding ABC transporter permease: MKTIKDRKKLNGFRGVFHRMSKNKLAMLGLFIIIVLVLMAVFADFVAPYTFDGTDLDNQFAGPSAAHPFGQDEFGRDILSRVIYGARISLKVGFISVGIALIVGSFIGAVTGYFGGRVDTTLMRFIDVLQAIPDILLAIAIVASLGPGLGNLMIAVGIAGIPGYAKIVRSAVMSIVDMEFIEAARAGGSSDFRIIFKHIIPNCMAPIIVQATLGVAYAILNAAGLSFIGLGLEPPTPEWGAMLSGGRAYIRSYSHLTLFPGLAIVITIFALNVLGDGLRDALDPKLKR, from the coding sequence ATGAAAACAATAAAAGACAGAAAAAAACTAAACGGCTTTAGAGGCGTTTTTCATAGAATGAGTAAAAATAAGCTTGCAATGCTGGGCTTGTTTATAATTATAGTTTTGGTATTAATGGCTGTGTTTGCAGACTTTGTAGCCCCCTATACATTTGACGGCACTGATCTGGATAATCAATTTGCAGGCCCTAGTGCTGCCCATCCTTTCGGACAGGACGAGTTCGGCCGCGACATTTTAAGCCGTGTTATTTACGGTGCAAGAATTTCGTTAAAGGTAGGTTTTATATCCGTAGGTATAGCCTTGATTGTGGGTTCTTTTATCGGGGCCGTTACAGGCTACTTCGGAGGAAGAGTCGATACAACCTTAATGCGCTTTATAGATGTTTTGCAGGCTATTCCGGATATCCTTCTTGCGATAGCCATAGTTGCTTCTTTAGGCCCCGGCCTTGGGAATTTGATGATTGCAGTAGGTATTGCAGGAATTCCCGGCTATGCAAAAATAGTCCGTTCGGCGGTTATGTCCATAGTAGATATGGAATTTATCGAAGCGGCTAGGGCAGGGGGCTCTTCGGATTTTAGAATTATCTTCAAACACATAATTCCCAACTGTATGGCGCCCATAATTGTTCAAGCAACCTTGGGTGTTGCCTATGCAATATTGAATGCAGCGGGTTTAAGTTTTATAGGTCTCGGCCTTGAGCCTCCGACTCCCGAATGGGGAGCCATGCTTTCGGGAGGAAGAGCTTATATAAGAAGCTACTCTCATCTAACCTTATTCCCCGGACTCGCCATCGTTATTACAATCTTTGCCCTCAACGTTTTGGGTGACGGTTTGCGCGATGCTCTTGATCCAAAATTAAAACGATAA
- the nikB gene encoding nickel ABC transporter permease codes for MLKYIIRRILLLIPVMFGVSVIVFSLLYFTPGDPVRNKLGTNASPEEVLKLREKMGLNDPFLVQFGRYLKNIVFRGSLGDSYITEQPVVLEIGSRVGSTIRLAVSSTIVAICLGIPLGIISAIKQYSVFDHITMVFALIGLSMPVFWLGLLMILLFSVKLGWFPSSGFSGFKHMVLPALALGAQSVAVLTRMTRSSMLETIRQDYIRTARAKGQKEKIVVFKHALGNSLIPVITVVGIQFGQLMGGAVMTEIIFSIPGIGRLMIDSIKLRDAPVVLGCVLFVAVTFAIVNLIVDILYTYVDPRIKTQYT; via the coding sequence ATGCTTAAATACATAATAAGGCGAATTCTTTTATTGATACCCGTAATGTTCGGTGTATCGGTGATAGTGTTTTCGCTTTTATATTTTACACCTGGCGATCCTGTTCGAAATAAATTAGGAACAAATGCATCGCCTGAGGAGGTTTTAAAGCTCAGAGAAAAAATGGGCTTAAACGATCCCTTTTTGGTCCAATTTGGACGCTATTTAAAAAATATTGTTTTTCGAGGAAGTTTAGGAGATTCTTATATTACCGAGCAGCCTGTAGTTTTGGAGATAGGTTCCCGTGTAGGATCTACCATAAGGCTTGCAGTTTCTTCAACCATAGTTGCAATTTGTCTCGGAATACCCTTAGGGATTATATCTGCAATAAAACAATATTCGGTTTTTGATCATATCACAATGGTTTTTGCCTTAATAGGCTTATCGATGCCTGTTTTTTGGCTTGGACTTTTGATGATTCTTTTATTTTCGGTAAAATTAGGCTGGTTTCCCTCGTCCGGCTTTTCAGGCTTTAAGCATATGGTCTTGCCTGCTTTGGCTCTGGGTGCTCAATCCGTTGCAGTTTTAACACGAATGACACGCTCAAGTATGCTTGAAACAATCCGTCAAGATTATATAAGAACAGCCAGGGCAAAGGGACAAAAAGAAAAAATTGTTGTTTTCAAGCATGCCCTCGGCAATTCTCTTATACCTGTAATTACTGTAGTAGGTATCCAATTCGGCCAGCTCATGGGCGGTGCAGTTATGACCGAAATTATCTTTTCTATTCCCGGAATAGGACGGCTCATGATCGACTCCATTAAATTGCGTGATGCTCCTGTAGTTTTAGGATGCGTTTTATTTGTTGCAGTAACATTTGCCATTGTTAATTTAATTGTCGATATACTTTATACCTATGTCGATCCGAGAATTAAAACTCAATATACATAG
- a CDS encoding ABC transporter substrate-binding protein, which translates to MKKFFGILILMMVLSSFIISCGGGEAADIRSQTLIVAMSSDAITMDPSAQNDSYSANAMMQMYEGLIAITPDNEVVPALAEKYDISADGMEYTFYLRKGVKFHNGEELKASDVVFSYLRAFASPAVAHIFSDIDPDTLKAVDDYTVKFRMKAPYAGILTALCHSSAHIVNKKAVEAAGDQYARKPIGTGPYKFVSHTKSDKIKFERYEEYQGKKPYYKYLEFRIIPEPTNRIIELESGGADIVYDVSPNDLDRFKGNNEIKLIRSFDYLTQYMGMNCGKPPLDDVRVRQAVACAIDTDQIVKAVWKGLGRTASGPYAPAIRYSIANKLKPIPRDVEKAKKLLKEAGYENGLKIRLSTNERKERIDMAVIMKEQFKDVGIDLSIEVLEWSKYIEMLEKGEQQLFEIGWSSDTPDPDMVVYPCFHSISRGPGGNYVFLSDPELDELIIKGRRVLDGPERAKVYEQIQERIMYLTPAVFQYNGEQAAGIRSNITGLRLSPLGHHFLGNIKPAGK; encoded by the coding sequence ATGAAGAAATTTTTTGGTATTCTTATTTTGATGATGGTGTTATCATCTTTCATCATTTCTTGCGGAGGAGGAGAGGCTGCCGATATTAGATCTCAGACTCTAATTGTCGCTATGTCCAGTGATGCCATAACAATGGATCCGAGTGCACAAAACGATTCATATTCTGCAAATGCAATGATGCAGATGTATGAAGGCCTTATAGCCATTACTCCCGATAATGAGGTTGTTCCTGCCCTGGCCGAAAAGTACGATATTTCTGCCGACGGAATGGAATATACCTTCTATTTGAGGAAGGGTGTAAAATTCCATAATGGAGAAGAGCTTAAAGCCTCTGATGTCGTATTCAGCTATTTAAGAGCTTTTGCTTCACCTGCTGTAGCTCATATCTTTTCCGATATTGATCCGGATACCCTTAAAGCTGTTGATGACTATACTGTAAAATTTAGAATGAAGGCTCCCTATGCAGGTATTTTAACAGCCTTGTGCCACTCATCTGCTCACATAGTAAATAAAAAAGCTGTTGAAGCAGCAGGCGATCAATATGCACGAAAGCCCATAGGAACCGGCCCTTATAAATTTGTAAGTCATACAAAATCGGACAAAATAAAATTTGAAAGATATGAAGAATATCAAGGTAAAAAGCCCTATTACAAGTACCTCGAATTCCGAATTATCCCGGAACCCACTAACCGAATTATCGAGCTTGAATCAGGCGGAGCCGATATCGTATATGATGTTTCTCCCAACGATTTGGACCGATTCAAGGGCAATAATGAAATTAAACTTATCAGAAGCTTTGACTATCTAACTCAGTACATGGGAATGAACTGCGGTAAGCCGCCTCTTGATGATGTCAGAGTTAGACAGGCTGTTGCATGTGCCATTGATACCGATCAAATAGTAAAGGCTGTTTGGAAGGGCTTAGGCCGCACTGCATCAGGCCCCTATGCTCCGGCTATCCGCTATTCGATTGCAAACAAATTAAAGCCGATTCCTAGGGATGTAGAAAAGGCTAAAAAGCTTTTAAAAGAAGCCGGATATGAAAACGGATTAAAAATTCGTCTTTCAACAAATGAAAGAAAAGAACGAATCGATATGGCCGTTATCATGAAAGAACAGTTTAAGGATGTAGGTATCGATCTTTCTATCGAAGTTCTTGAATGGTCAAAATACATTGAAATGTTGGAAAAAGGCGAGCAGCAGTTATTCGAAATCGGCTGGTCTTCTGATACACCGGATCCCGATATGGTTGTTTATCCTTGTTTCCATTCAATTTCAAGAGGCCCGGGCGGAAACTATGTTTTCTTAAGCGATCCTGAACTTGACGAGCTTATCATTAAAGGCCGCCGAGTTTTAGACGGTCCCGAAAGAGCTAAGGTTTACGAACAGATTCAAGAAAGAATTATGTATTTAACACCTGCAGTATTCCAATACAACGGAGAGCAGGCTGCCGGAATAAGAAGCAATATTACAGGTTTACGTTTATCTCCATTAGGACATCACTTCTTGGGAAATATCAAACCTGCCGGTAAATAA